A window of the Parabacteroides merdae ATCC 43184 genome harbors these coding sequences:
- a CDS encoding S41 family peptidase: MYKQREKIIVLFSLLLLLGGVIPGQAQKDNRFEVSKNLDIFNALVKEVEMFYVDSVDVEKTVRRGIDAMLGGLDPYTEYYPEQEMDKLKFMTTGEYGGIGSYIRERKEGGVYIIEPFEGMPAALAGLKAGDRILAIDTVDVTDKSSDEVSALLKGVPNTKMVLKIQSPYDKKPREVELVRRQILENQVTYYGVRGDSVGYIYLKGFTDKSAQEVKNAFEDLKKNHHIKSLILDLRNNGGGLLESATQIVGMFVPKGKEVVSTKGKISQWDRTYRTPGEPLDTVMPMAVLINGASASAAEIVSGSLQDMDRAVLIGQRSFGKGLVQSPRELPYNGSVKVTMSKYYIPSGRCIQQMDYSHRKADGSVGAIPDSLTSVFYTSKGRPVRDGGGITPDFKIEEPETPTMMFYLVTDFLLTDFVAEWSQKHKKIAPPEDFEVTDEDFEAFKQYAKEKNFTYDRQSEKLLKNLKEVAKFEGYMDNDSTIFNSLEAKLTPDLDRDFDRNKDQIKKLLTSEIMKRYYFQKGELINSLKEDDVLDKALEVLGDPALYQQTLEAPGKVEKTATL, from the coding sequence ATGTATAAACAACGAGAGAAAATAATAGTTCTTTTTAGTTTGCTGCTTCTGTTAGGAGGCGTGATTCCCGGACAGGCACAGAAAGACAATCGTTTCGAGGTCAGTAAGAACCTGGATATCTTTAACGCTCTGGTAAAAGAGGTGGAAATGTTTTATGTGGATTCGGTCGACGTCGAGAAAACGGTGCGTCGGGGTATCGATGCCATGTTAGGCGGCTTGGACCCTTATACCGAATACTACCCGGAGCAGGAAATGGATAAACTGAAATTCATGACGACCGGCGAATATGGCGGTATCGGTTCTTATATCCGTGAACGGAAAGAAGGCGGTGTCTATATTATTGAGCCGTTTGAAGGGATGCCGGCTGCTTTGGCAGGATTGAAAGCGGGCGACCGCATTCTGGCTATCGATACGGTGGATGTGACCGACAAATCTTCGGATGAGGTGAGTGCCCTGTTGAAAGGTGTCCCCAATACGAAAATGGTATTGAAGATACAGAGTCCGTATGACAAGAAACCGCGTGAAGTGGAACTGGTGCGTAGGCAGATTTTGGAAAATCAGGTTACTTATTATGGTGTGCGTGGTGATAGCGTAGGCTATATCTATTTGAAGGGTTTTACAGATAAGAGTGCGCAGGAAGTAAAAAATGCGTTTGAAGACTTGAAAAAGAACCATCATATAAAATCACTGATTCTGGACTTGCGTAACAATGGCGGCGGTTTGTTGGAAAGCGCTACGCAAATAGTCGGTATGTTCGTCCCGAAGGGGAAAGAAGTGGTTTCGACAAAAGGGAAGATCAGCCAGTGGGACCGCACTTACCGGACACCGGGCGAACCTCTCGACACGGTGATGCCGATGGCTGTCCTTATTAATGGAGCCTCTGCTTCTGCTGCCGAGATCGTTTCGGGCTCTTTACAGGATATGGACCGTGCTGTGTTGATTGGACAGCGTTCTTTCGGAAAGGGACTTGTGCAGTCTCCCCGTGAACTTCCTTATAATGGAAGTGTGAAAGTGACGATGAGCAAATATTATATCCCTAGCGGCCGTTGTATCCAGCAGATGGACTATTCGCACCGGAAAGCAGATGGTAGCGTCGGGGCTATTCCAGATAGCCTGACGTCTGTATTCTATACTTCCAAAGGACGTCCCGTTCGGGATGGAGGCGGTATTACCCCTGACTTTAAAATAGAAGAACCGGAAACACCGACTATGATGTTCTATTTGGTGACAGACTTTCTCTTGACGGACTTTGTCGCCGAATGGTCCCAGAAACATAAGAAAATCGCTCCGCCCGAAGACTTCGAGGTGACGGATGAAGATTTTGAGGCTTTCAAGCAATATGCTAAAGAAAAGAACTTCACCTATGACCGGCAGAGTGAAAAGCTGTTGAAGAACTTGAAAGAAGTGGCTAAGTTTGAAGGTTACATGGATAATGATTCTACCATTTTCAACTCTTTGGAAGCTAAACTGACTCCGGACTTGGATCGGGATTTCGACCGCAACAAGGATCAGATTAAGAAACTGTTGACTTCCGAGATTATGAAACGTTATTATTTCCAGAAAGGCGAGTTGATAAACAGCTTGAAGGAAGATGATGTTTTGGATAAGGCGCTAGAAGTGTTGGGTGATCCAGCATTATACCAGCAGACATTGGAAGCGCCGGGAAAGGTAGAGAAAACGGCTACATTATAA
- a CDS encoding zinc metalloprotease, translating into MKSALKLLVFLGIGCLIGIVLVCAGIVSFTDMTWNELVQKLAKIEALEVVGIFAGSIVCTLVAFILQIVLHEGGHLLFGLLSGYRFVSFRIFNWTLIRQEGKFRLKRFGIAGTGGQCLMLPPDKPLEEIPVALYHWGGVIVNMSVALLAFVVWYVVEDPSPLLAQFLVMMCFAGVSLGLLNGIPFKRGITNDAANVRLMRKYPKSKKAMIVQLRVNACIQEGIRIKDMPEEWFAWVDDIDYGEPMQLNIRLLQVGRLLDLGQMEEAYVALEEIARHKGEMIGLLAKEVVCELIYLDLVTGHNRWADTLYTKEIELYVRQYRVLMSSKQRFLCAWALYKERDREKALAIYKNVVQKQTQYLLLGEVKMDIAMMEAMFHPA; encoded by the coding sequence ATGAAGAGTGCTTTGAAGTTGCTTGTGTTTTTGGGCATCGGATGTTTGATCGGCATTGTTTTGGTGTGTGCCGGTATCGTGTCGTTTACGGATATGACATGGAATGAACTGGTGCAGAAGCTGGCCAAGATAGAGGCGCTTGAGGTGGTGGGGATATTTGCCGGGAGCATCGTTTGTACGTTGGTCGCTTTTATTTTGCAAATTGTTTTGCATGAAGGAGGCCATTTGCTTTTCGGGCTGCTCTCCGGCTATCGTTTTGTCTCTTTCCGTATTTTCAATTGGACGCTGATTCGCCAAGAAGGGAAATTCCGTTTGAAGCGTTTCGGCATCGCGGGGACAGGTGGACAATGCCTGATGCTCCCGCCTGACAAGCCTTTGGAAGAGATCCCTGTTGCGCTTTACCATTGGGGAGGCGTTATTGTCAATATGTCGGTAGCGCTTTTGGCTTTTGTGGTTTGGTATGTGGTGGAAGATCCTTCTCCTCTGCTGGCACAATTCCTGGTTATGATGTGTTTTGCCGGTGTGTCGTTGGGATTGCTCAATGGCATCCCGTTCAAGAGGGGAATTACTAATGATGCGGCCAATGTACGTTTGATGAGGAAGTACCCGAAGAGTAAAAAGGCGATGATAGTCCAGCTGCGCGTCAATGCCTGTATACAAGAAGGTATCCGGATAAAGGATATGCCGGAAGAGTGGTTTGCTTGGGTGGATGACATTGATTACGGGGAACCGATGCAACTGAATATCCGTTTGCTGCAAGTAGGGCGACTGCTGGATTTAGGGCAAATGGAAGAGGCCTATGTTGCATTGGAAGAGATTGCAAGACACAAGGGGGAGATGATCGGGCTTTTGGCGAAAGAGGTGGTTTGCGAACTCATCTATTTGGATCTGGTGACTGGGCATAACCGATGGGCAGATACGTTATACACGAAAGAAATAGAACTTTACGTCCGGCAATACCGTGTTTTGATGTCTTCAAAACAGCGTTTTCTCTGTGCTTGGGCACTTTATAAGGAGCGAGATCGGGAGAAAGCGTTGGCAATCTATAAAAATGTAGTCCAAAAGCAAACTCAATATCTGTTGCTGGGGGAAGTGAAGATGGATATCGCCATGATGGAGGCAATGTTTCATCCTGCTTAA
- a CDS encoding metallophosphoesterase: MKVFIQSIVAQILLNPYIFWRGYQAIPPKKSWRIPYILFFILELSIFFFGFTFRNVLPDSVMIAIQYICNTWYIASIYITLSLLGLEVLRLSNRFFHWFPGWITSHWKQTKLVLFFLVMAIVTGLMFHAYHVVAYPVVKDVYVTLPKGSSDRDSMTIVMMSDLHIGEMIGKELVQRYVKMSNAQHPDLVVLVGDIMDYESRFAEKAHIEEDLKQLKAPLGVYVVYGNHEYRANRIAKYRWLKKTGATLLIDSVARPDSSFYLIGRDDHINKKRKPLHVLMAGIDTTKPIIVLDHQPWSFAEMTMNGVDLGLHGHTHNGQLWPYPLVMKLIYECPYGYHKKGPVQFYVSSGIGIAGPPYRVGTVSEMIVLHIRFAN, from the coding sequence ATGAAAGTTTTCATTCAATCGATAGTAGCACAGATATTACTGAATCCTTACATCTTCTGGCGAGGGTATCAGGCAATTCCCCCCAAAAAGAGTTGGAGGATTCCTTATATCTTGTTTTTTATCCTTGAATTATCAATCTTCTTTTTCGGATTTACGTTCCGCAATGTATTGCCGGACTCTGTCATGATTGCCATCCAATATATCTGTAACACCTGGTATATCGCATCTATTTATATCACGCTATCCCTATTGGGTCTGGAAGTGCTCCGGCTTAGCAACCGTTTCTTCCATTGGTTTCCCGGCTGGATTACGAGCCACTGGAAACAAACGAAACTGGTCCTGTTCTTTTTAGTCATGGCAATCGTTACCGGCCTGATGTTTCATGCTTACCATGTCGTCGCCTATCCGGTTGTCAAAGATGTATATGTCACCCTACCCAAAGGAAGTAGCGACCGTGACAGCATGACGATTGTCATGATGAGCGACCTCCATATCGGAGAAATGATCGGTAAGGAACTGGTACAGCGATACGTGAAGATGAGCAACGCACAACATCCCGACCTGGTCGTCCTAGTAGGCGATATCATGGATTATGAATCACGCTTTGCCGAAAAAGCACATATCGAAGAGGATTTGAAACAACTGAAAGCCCCATTAGGCGTGTATGTGGTTTATGGCAACCATGAGTATCGCGCCAACCGCATAGCCAAATACCGTTGGCTGAAGAAAACAGGGGCGACGCTTCTGATCGATTCCGTTGCACGTCCGGACTCTTCATTCTATCTGATCGGACGGGACGACCATATCAACAAGAAAAGAAAGCCGTTACATGTACTCATGGCAGGCATAGACACAACCAAACCGATCATCGTATTGGATCATCAACCCTGGTCGTTCGCCGAAATGACAATGAACGGTGTGGATCTCGGACTCCACGGACATACCCATAACGGACAGCTATGGCCTTACCCCCTCGTAATGAAATTGATCTATGAATGTCCGTATGGCTACCATAAGAAAGGGCCGGTCCAGTTCTATGTATCTTCCGGCATCGGGATAGCCGGACCTCCCTACCGGGTCGGTACTGTATCAGAAATGATCGTGCTGCACATCCGGTTTGCCAATTAA
- a CDS encoding adenosine kinase, giving the protein MNTIGLGNALVDVLLKLENDDVLAEVGIQKGAMDMINQEQMIKIRKSQEGLERSQAPGGSVCNTMRAMAILGAKAGFIGKIGSDSVGEYYEEALKKANVSPYFAKTDGISGSCTVLISPDGERTMGTFLGPAPTITPDEITEEMLSAYQCIYIEGYLLVNEELVRTTMQKAKKLGLKVALDLSNFNIVNAFRGLLDDIIPEYVDILFSNESEAEAFTGLKAHEAVKVLSEQVEISLVTLGKEGALVGSKGQVIAVPAEGGKPVDTTGAGDHFAAGFLYGQSVGATLEQSARIGSLLAGYIIDVIGAQIPDDKWEQIKLKVNSILS; this is encoded by the coding sequence ATGAATACGATTGGATTAGGAAACGCTTTGGTAGACGTTCTGCTGAAGCTTGAGAACGATGATGTACTGGCGGAAGTAGGCATACAGAAAGGCGCAATGGATATGATCAACCAGGAGCAGATGATTAAAATCCGTAAATCGCAGGAAGGCCTTGAACGCAGTCAGGCACCGGGAGGTTCAGTATGCAATACCATGCGTGCGATGGCTATTTTGGGAGCAAAAGCAGGATTTATAGGTAAGATCGGATCCGATTCTGTAGGTGAGTATTATGAAGAGGCTTTGAAAAAAGCGAATGTCTCTCCCTATTTTGCCAAGACAGACGGTATTTCCGGTAGCTGCACAGTTCTGATTTCTCCCGATGGCGAGCGTACGATGGGAACCTTCCTCGGACCGGCCCCGACGATCACGCCGGATGAGATAACGGAAGAGATGCTTTCCGCTTACCAATGTATTTATATCGAAGGCTATCTGTTGGTGAACGAAGAACTGGTGCGCACTACTATGCAGAAAGCGAAAAAGTTAGGATTGAAGGTTGCCCTCGATCTATCTAACTTCAATATCGTGAATGCTTTCCGGGGGCTATTAGACGATATTATCCCTGAATATGTCGATATCCTTTTCTCCAACGAAAGCGAAGCGGAAGCCTTTACCGGGCTGAAAGCACACGAAGCGGTCAAGGTCCTTTCAGAACAGGTAGAGATTTCTTTAGTCACTTTAGGAAAAGAAGGCGCTCTGGTGGGAAGCAAGGGACAGGTTATCGCTGTTCCGGCGGAAGGCGGCAAACCGGTCGACACGACGGGAGCCGGCGACCACTTTGCCGCCGGATTCCTTTACGGACAGTCGGTCGGTGCGACTTTGGAGCAGTCGGCACGTATCGGATCGCTTTTGGCCGGTTACATAATTGATGTTATCGGGGCGCAGATACCGGATGATAAATGGGAACAAATAAAGTTAAAAGTAAATAGTATATTGTCCTGA